GGCAAACTCCCAGGGCTTAGGGATATAGCGGTTATTTTTATCTTTCATTGGATCACAGGGAAATGTATAATAAAGCAGTTTATACGGGGTATAAAGTTATAGATAATTTGGAATTGTCGCCTGTATTGAATTGTAGGAAATTTTAGATTGTAATGAGACTCAGGTATGCAGTTCTTTTTCGAGAATTTTAGTTACGTATATTACTTGTTCCCTGATTATATAAAAATTTAGGAGAATATATTAAAATGTTCTAACTGATCTCGTCCGGTTAATACACGGTCATCTTAATAGGTGTGGGTAAGTACCTCAAAAATCCATTCTCGTCCAGAGAAATTATTGCTAGGTCAACTGGTGGGAGAGCTGGAAACTTTATCATGACGTCAGACGCTGAATAGGAATTCAAAACGGTAAGAAGGTTTTGCTTTTTCTGAGTGAGGATACTGACCCGGTTATATAGGATATTGGTTCTGGACTAATTGTAAGATACAGATAAGCTATTTATAAGCTATTTATAGTGGTTTTATATGGTTACTGGCTGTTCTGCTTCATTTAAAACACACCATCTAGACTTATTATAAAACTGAAGACCAAAGCAGTCTGAAGAGGAAGTAGAAAATTGAGTGTTTATAGTTATGGCATTCTTTTGTTCAGGTTCAGGAATGAGAGACTCGAAGTAATGCTGGTTCATCCGGGTGGACCATTCTGGGCAAAAAAGGACGAAGGAGCGTGGTCAATACCTAAAGGGCTGCCTGAGGAGCATGAGACCCCCCTTGACACAGCAAAGAGAGAGTTTAAAGAAGAAACAGGTTTTGAGGTTGACGGCGAGTTCATTGATCTGGGAGAGTTAAAACAGCCCAGCAAGAAGATAGTGCATGTATGGGCTCTTGAAAAAGATCTGGATGTAAAAAGTGTTGTAAGTAATACATTTAAGCTTGAATGGCCAAAGAATTCCGGGAAAATACAGGAGTTTCCTGAAGTCGATAAAGCAGGCTGGTTTGATATCGAGCTGGCCAGGAAAAAAATCCGAAAAGGACAGATAGGTTTTATTGACAGACTTATGAATGCTATAGATTACTCTCCGAAGGAAGACCACCCGGACAGGAAAAAGAGATACAGGCAAACTACATTATTTTAAATATTGAGCGAATGAAACGCCATCAGTAATGTTTCCTACTAGTTTCAGTTTCCTACTAGTTTCAGTTTCCTACTAGTTTCAGTTTCCTACTAGTTTCAGTTTCCTACTAGTTTCAGTTTCATAATAGTTTCAACTTCATAATAGTTTCAACTTCATGATAGCTTCAAAATCTAATGTTAGTTTGCCGCATGTAAATTAAAATGGACTGTCGGTTGTGAATTAAAATATAGATTGAAGAGAATAAGAACAGTTTATCTACGCTTTACTGCTTTCCGTGCCGTTTTTTGTGCTGATTTCTGAGCGGCTTTCTGTGCTGCACGTTCGGCTTTGCCTTTTGGTGCCTTCTTTGCATTCTGTTCTTTTTGTGATTTAACTTTGTCAATGATTGAGGTTTTTGACGGTGAAGGTGTTTTTATTCTTTCTCTTCTTGCATCATCTCTAGCTTTTTTAGATTCCATTCTGGTTTCGGCTTCTTTTTTACCAAAGATCTTTTTCAATATGTCCATTATATGAACCTCTTTTATTTCTTTATAATATTATTTCATGTTAATTAACTCATTCCCTAAAACATAAGAAAGATAATAATAAGAAAGATAATAATAAGGAAGATAATAATAAGAAAGATAAATAA
The Methanosarcina thermophila TM-1 genome window above contains:
- a CDS encoding NUDIX domain-containing protein — its product is MSVYSYGILLFRFRNERLEVMLVHPGGPFWAKKDEGAWSIPKGLPEEHETPLDTAKREFKEETGFEVDGEFIDLGELKQPSKKIVHVWALEKDLDVKSVVSNTFKLEWPKNSGKIQEFPEVDKAGWFDIELARKKIRKGQIGFIDRLMNAIDYSPKEDHPDRKKRYRQTTLF